In the genome of Chryseobacterium oryzae, one region contains:
- a CDS encoding pirin family protein translates to MKTVYHSSDSRGYANHGWLKSHHTFSFANYHNPERIHFGVLRVLNDDFIEGGMGFGKHPHRDMEIISIPLEGDLRHGDNMGNSGIIKKGDIQVMSAGTGIMHSEENAGEVPVKLLQIWVIPNKMGVTPRYDQMSIEENSVQNDFQQVLSPKADDAGVWIHQDAWFNLAKFDKGFSKEYKIHQSGNGVYVFVIKGKAKIGDQILNERDALGVWDTESFVLEAEENAEILLMEIPMQLPD, encoded by the coding sequence ATGAAAACAGTATATCATTCATCAGACAGTAGAGGTTATGCCAACCATGGTTGGTTAAAAAGCCATCATACATTCAGTTTTGCCAATTATCACAATCCGGAAAGAATTCACTTCGGTGTTTTAAGAGTTTTAAATGATGATTTCATTGAAGGCGGAATGGGATTTGGGAAACACCCTCACAGAGATATGGAAATTATTTCTATTCCGTTGGAAGGGGATTTGAGACACGGCGACAATATGGGCAATTCCGGAATTATTAAAAAAGGAGATATTCAGGTAATGTCTGCGGGAACAGGTATTATGCACAGTGAAGAAAATGCAGGTGAAGTTCCGGTGAAGCTTTTGCAGATTTGGGTAATTCCTAACAAAATGGGCGTAACACCAAGATACGACCAAATGAGCATAGAAGAAAACTCTGTTCAGAATGATTTTCAGCAGGTTCTTTCTCCTAAGGCAGATGATGCCGGAGTTTGGATTCATCAGGACGCCTGGTTTAATCTGGCAAAATTCGATAAAGGTTTTTCTAAAGAATATAAAATTCATCAATCAGGAAATGGAGTGTACGTTTTCGTTATCAAAGGAAAAGCAAAAATTGGAGATCAGATTTTAAATGAAAGAGATGCACTGGGAGTTTGGGATACCGAAAGTTTCGTTTTGGAAGCTGAAGAAAATGCTGAAATTTTATTAATGGAAATTCCTATGCAATTACCGGATTAA
- the purM gene encoding phosphoribosylformylglycinamidine cyclo-ligase: MSNTYKSAGVDKEEGYKTVDKIKKAVGETHNANVLNHLGSFGAFYEIGGYKNPVLVSGTDGVGTKLKVALDSKKYDSIGVDCFAMCANDILCHGAKPLFFLDYLACGKLDSEIAAEIVLGMVEACKDNNCALIGGETAEMPGMYQPGDYDVAGFCVGIVEKDQIIDGSGIKAGNKIIALPSSGFHSNGFSLVRKVFPDFNEEFEGKPLYETLLVPTRLYYKDIHKVLEEVQVCGIAHITGGGLYENIPRIIADGLCASIDASKIQIPSIMLELEKRGGVAREEMFGTFNMGVGMIVVVDAEHAEKVLHLLDDAYEIGEITEGNEKIDLKF; the protein is encoded by the coding sequence ATGAGCAACACTTACAAATCAGCTGGAGTAGACAAAGAAGAAGGGTACAAAACCGTTGATAAGATTAAAAAAGCTGTCGGCGAAACCCATAATGCCAATGTACTGAACCATTTGGGAAGTTTTGGAGCTTTTTATGAAATCGGGGGCTACAAAAATCCAGTTTTGGTTTCCGGAACAGATGGAGTAGGAACTAAGCTGAAGGTTGCTTTAGACTCAAAAAAATACGACTCTATTGGGGTAGACTGTTTTGCAATGTGTGCCAATGATATTCTTTGTCACGGAGCAAAACCATTATTTTTTCTGGATTATCTGGCTTGTGGAAAATTAGATTCTGAAATTGCTGCCGAAATCGTTTTAGGAATGGTAGAAGCGTGTAAAGACAATAATTGTGCTCTTATTGGCGGTGAAACTGCAGAAATGCCGGGAATGTACCAGCCGGGAGATTATGATGTTGCAGGTTTCTGTGTGGGTATTGTAGAAAAAGACCAGATTATTGACGGTTCGGGTATTAAAGCAGGTAATAAAATCATTGCTCTTCCAAGTTCAGGTTTTCATTCTAACGGATTCTCTTTAGTAAGAAAAGTTTTCCCGGATTTTAATGAAGAATTTGAAGGAAAACCTTTATACGAAACACTTTTGGTTCCTACCAGATTGTATTATAAAGATATTCATAAAGTTCTTGAAGAAGTACAAGTTTGCGGTATCGCTCACATCACGGGTGGTGGTTTGTATGAGAATATCCCAAGAATTATAGCTGACGGTCTTTGTGCTTCTATTGATGCTTCAAAAATTCAAATCCCAAGTATTATGCTGGAACTTGAAAAAAGAGGTGGCGTAGCCCGTGAAGAAATGTTCGGAACCTTCAATATGGGTGTCGGAATGATTGTCGTTGTGGATGCCGAACATGCAGAAAAAGTATTGCACCTTTTGGATGATGCTTACGAAATCGGAGAAATTACAGAAGGAAACGAAAAAATAGATTTAAAATTCTAA
- a CDS encoding NADPH-dependent FMN reductase: MKILAIAGSNSETSINKQLVSYAASLVENAEIETVDMNEFEMPIYKHQREVESGVPQEAKNFAAKIDAADVIFISLAEHNGTYSTAFKNVFDWTSRIKDRAVWNEKPMLLMATATGARGGLGVLEAATKRFPLHGGNIVETFTLPFFNDNFDKSTHKIANDEKDSELKEKIQKISALESILEK, encoded by the coding sequence ATGAAAATTTTAGCAATTGCAGGAAGTAATTCCGAAACATCTATCAATAAACAATTAGTTTCTTACGCGGCATCTTTAGTAGAAAACGCAGAAATAGAAACTGTAGATATGAACGAGTTTGAAATGCCTATCTACAAACATCAGCGTGAAGTGGAAAGCGGTGTTCCTCAGGAAGCAAAAAACTTTGCAGCAAAAATTGATGCGGCAGATGTTATCTTTATATCTTTAGCAGAGCACAATGGTACCTATTCTACGGCATTTAAAAATGTTTTCGACTGGACTTCCAGAATTAAAGACAGAGCTGTGTGGAACGAAAAGCCGATGCTTTTGATGGCTACAGCTACCGGAGCAAGAGGAGGATTGGGTGTTTTGGAGGCAGCAACAAAACGTTTCCCGCTTCACGGAGGAAATATAGTGGAAACTTTTACGCTTCCTTTTTTTAACGATAATTTTGATAAATCTACCCATAAAATTGCGAACGACGAAAAAGACAGTGAGCTAAAAGAGAAGATTCAAAAAATTTCTGCATTAGAATCAATCCTTGAAAAATAG
- the purN gene encoding phosphoribosylglycinamide formyltransferase yields MKNIVVLISGSGTNLQRIIDTIAMGEIQNAKVSLVVADRECYGLERAKHHNIDNVLIPRGKNFSNELAQIIPENTDLIVLAGFLSILKPEFCEKWKGKIVNIHPALLPKFGGKGMWGHHVHNAVVEAKEKESGATVHLVTSGIDEGEIILQKSFEITENDTPETVAEKVHLIEYEIFPKAINKVLGN; encoded by the coding sequence ATGAAAAACATCGTTGTACTCATTTCCGGCTCTGGTACTAATCTTCAGCGAATTATTGATACTATTGCGATGGGGGAAATTCAGAACGCAAAGGTATCTTTAGTGGTTGCCGACAGAGAATGTTACGGATTGGAAAGAGCAAAGCATCACAATATAGACAACGTCCTGATTCCAAGAGGAAAAAATTTCAGTAACGAATTGGCTCAAATTATCCCTGAAAATACAGATTTAATCGTTTTAGCAGGTTTTTTATCCATTCTAAAACCTGAGTTTTGTGAAAAATGGAAAGGAAAGATTGTCAATATTCATCCTGCATTACTGCCAAAATTCGGTGGAAAAGGGATGTGGGGACATCATGTTCATAATGCGGTTGTTGAAGCGAAAGAAAAAGAAAGTGGTGCAACAGTACATTTGGTAACTTCAGGAATTGATGAAGGCGAAATTATTCTTCAGAAATCTTTTGAAATCACCGAAAATGATACCCCCGAAACCGTTGCGGAAAAAGTTCATCTTATTGAATATGAAATTTTTCCGAAAGCAATCAATAAAGTTTTGGGAAACTAA
- the purD gene encoding phosphoribosylamine--glycine ligase, giving the protein MRILIIGEGGRESALAAKLQKDSRVTQMFFANGNASTDAIGKNVYLSEIKELRDFAIKEKIDLTIVGPEAPLVAGLKDEFKKHGLKVFGPTQKVASLEGSKAFSKKFMQTYDIKTAKAVVFDSYPEAKEYIQKQAYPLVIKASGLAGGKGVVICETLEEAEATIHDFMIRRIYGDAGIRLVIEEHLVGFEASIIAFSNGDKLFPCVAAKDYKKVGNGDTGPNTGGMGAVAPSPEFTQEHYADFEKNILEPTVKGLKAEGFSFKGIIFFGLMITKSGTYLLEYNMRFGDPETQVLMALMENNLLDVITDCMEGKEIELKFKDEKAVCLVMCSGGYPRNIELGFEIVGEEKVKHSQLLYAGAIKKGDKIVSNGGRVLNIVATGSTYDDARKKVYEDASHVHFDYGFYREDIGKF; this is encoded by the coding sequence ATGAGAATATTAATCATAGGTGAAGGCGGGAGAGAATCTGCTTTAGCTGCAAAACTTCAGAAAGATTCAAGAGTTACGCAGATGTTTTTTGCAAACGGAAATGCAAGTACCGATGCAATTGGTAAAAATGTTTATTTATCTGAAATTAAGGAATTAAGAGACTTTGCTATCAAAGAAAAAATAGATTTAACGATAGTTGGTCCCGAAGCTCCGCTTGTAGCAGGTTTGAAAGATGAATTCAAGAAGCATGGTCTTAAAGTTTTTGGGCCAACCCAAAAAGTTGCCAGTCTTGAAGGAAGTAAAGCTTTTTCTAAGAAGTTTATGCAAACCTATGATATTAAAACTGCAAAAGCGGTAGTTTTCGATTCTTATCCTGAAGCAAAAGAATATATCCAAAAACAAGCTTATCCTTTAGTAATCAAAGCAAGCGGTCTTGCAGGCGGAAAAGGTGTGGTGATCTGCGAAACTTTGGAAGAAGCAGAAGCAACGATCCACGATTTTATGATTCGCAGAATTTATGGTGATGCAGGAATTCGTTTGGTTATCGAAGAACATTTGGTGGGCTTCGAAGCGTCTATTATAGCATTTTCTAACGGAGACAAATTATTTCCATGTGTTGCGGCAAAAGATTATAAGAAAGTAGGGAATGGCGATACCGGTCCTAACACTGGTGGAATGGGTGCGGTTGCTCCAAGCCCGGAATTTACACAGGAACATTATGCAGATTTCGAAAAAAATATTTTGGAACCAACCGTTAAAGGTCTTAAAGCTGAAGGTTTCAGTTTTAAAGGAATTATCTTCTTCGGACTTATGATTACCAAAAGCGGAACCTATCTTCTAGAATATAACATGAGATTTGGAGATCCGGAAACTCAGGTATTAATGGCATTAATGGAAAATAATCTGCTTGATGTTATTACAGACTGTATGGAAGGAAAAGAGATAGAGCTTAAATTCAAAGATGAAAAAGCCGTTTGTCTCGTAATGTGTTCTGGAGGTTACCCTAGAAATATAGAACTTGGTTTTGAAATTGTTGGGGAAGAAAAAGTGAAACACAGCCAACTTCTTTACGCAGGAGCCATAAAAAAAGGAGACAAAATTGTTTCTAATGGAGGTAGAGTTCTCAATATTGTAGCAACAGGTTCTACGTATGATGATGCTCGTAAGAAAGTATATGAAGATGCAAGTCATGTACACTTCGATTATGGATTCTACAGAGAAGACATCGGTAAATTTTAA
- the purH gene encoding bifunctional phosphoribosylaminoimidazolecarboxamide formyltransferase/IMP cyclohydrolase: MSKRVLISVSDKSGLIEFAQFLESKNYELISTGGTFKHLKDAGLNPIQIDEVTDFPEMLDGRVKTLHPKVHGGLLAVRSNEEHMKTVQEHNIGLIDMVIVNLYPFFENVNKDISLHEKVEFIDIGGPSMLRSAAKNFDSVTVITDVEDYNVVKAEMEQSNDTKIETRKKLAGKVFNLTSAYDAAISRMLLDEEYPAYLNASYKKVADLRYGENPHQTAAYYVSTFENGAMKDFEQLGGKELSFNNLRDMDLCWKVVNEFKEEMACCAVKHSTPCGVAIGTSALETYQKTFECDPVSIFGGIVAMNYKIDAATAEELNKTFLEIVMAPEFDEEALEILRKKKNLRIIKIVNPVSDKQTWVKVDGGILVQDNDSVFSDDIKVVTETQPTEEQKKALLFSQRVVKYVKSNAIVVSNGIQAFGIGGGQVNRIWATQQAIERAKEKFSGDLVLASDAFFPFRDVVDFCAQEGITAIIQPGGSVKDQDSIDAANEHKIPMMFTGVRHFFH, encoded by the coding sequence ATGAGCAAAAGAGTTTTAATCAGTGTTTCAGACAAGAGCGGACTAATAGAATTCGCACAGTTTTTAGAATCTAAAAATTATGAATTGATTTCTACAGGAGGAACATTCAAGCATTTGAAAGACGCTGGTTTAAATCCTATTCAAATTGATGAAGTAACAGACTTTCCCGAAATGCTGGACGGAAGAGTAAAAACTCTACACCCGAAAGTTCATGGCGGTTTGCTGGCTGTACGTTCCAACGAAGAACATATGAAGACGGTTCAGGAGCATAACATTGGTCTGATTGATATGGTGATTGTAAATCTCTATCCTTTTTTTGAAAATGTAAACAAAGATATTTCTCTTCACGAAAAAGTAGAGTTTATTGATATTGGCGGTCCGTCAATGCTTCGTTCTGCAGCCAAAAACTTCGATTCTGTAACCGTAATCACCGATGTTGAAGATTATAATGTGGTAAAAGCTGAAATGGAACAGAGTAATGATACAAAAATTGAAACCCGTAAAAAACTGGCAGGAAAAGTTTTCAACCTTACTTCTGCTTACGATGCGGCAATTTCCAGAATGCTTTTAGACGAAGAATATCCGGCTTATCTTAACGCTTCTTACAAAAAAGTTGCAGATTTAAGATACGGAGAAAATCCACATCAGACTGCGGCTTACTACGTTTCTACTTTCGAAAACGGGGCAATGAAAGATTTTGAGCAGTTGGGAGGTAAAGAACTGTCATTCAATAATCTTCGTGACATGGATCTTTGCTGGAAAGTAGTGAATGAATTCAAAGAAGAAATGGCATGCTGTGCTGTAAAGCATTCTACACCTTGTGGAGTTGCGATCGGAACTTCGGCGTTGGAGACTTATCAGAAAACTTTCGAGTGCGATCCTGTTTCTATTTTTGGCGGAATTGTTGCAATGAACTACAAAATCGATGCGGCAACGGCTGAAGAATTAAATAAAACGTTCCTGGAAATTGTAATGGCTCCCGAATTTGATGAGGAAGCTTTAGAAATTTTAAGAAAGAAAAAGAATTTAAGAATCATAAAAATTGTCAATCCAGTTTCAGATAAGCAGACTTGGGTAAAAGTAGATGGAGGTATTTTGGTTCAGGACAATGACAGTGTTTTTTCAGACGATATTAAAGTAGTTACAGAAACCCAACCTACAGAAGAGCAGAAAAAAGCATTATTATTCTCTCAGAGAGTGGTAAAATACGTAAAATCCAACGCTATTGTTGTATCAAACGGAATTCAGGCTTTTGGTATTGGTGGCGGACAGGTAAACAGAATCTGGGCAACACAGCAGGCGATTGAAAGAGCAAAAGAAAAATTCTCTGGTGATTTGGTTTTAGCTTCAGATGCATTTTTCCCTTTCAGAGATGTGGTAGATTTTTGTGCTCAGGAAGGCATTACCGCAATTATTCAGCCGGGTGGAAGCGTGAAAGATCAGGATAGTATCGATGCTGCTAATGAGCATAAAATCCCGATGATGTTTACAGGAGTAAGACATTTTTTTCATTAA
- a CDS encoding V-type ATP synthase subunit I domain-containing protein — MRIKSRVVSKSKNFGLLLFVLISFQLKAQTDQELVNGYRNVIIQSDSLLKIGKISNFNKEEVISLARKLDSQYPLQYLSNSLKYLNQKKYNESAFLYFLGKIRKKELDKSNGFNNYDGVGGDADNFINEVVVTYLASDGDNYKNILKQVITYYERNSYTYLKNNKSEKPSEELNEYKKIIDRIESEPEKSKQDLKEFRDDMATKIKEYFFQQ, encoded by the coding sequence ATGAGGATTAAAAGTAGGGTGGTTTCAAAGAGTAAAAATTTTGGTTTACTTCTTTTTGTATTGATTTCTTTTCAGCTTAAAGCACAGACAGATCAGGAGTTAGTAAACGGGTACAGAAATGTAATTATTCAATCTGATTCTTTACTGAAAATAGGTAAAATATCCAATTTCAATAAGGAAGAGGTTATTTCTTTAGCAAGAAAATTAGACAGCCAGTATCCTTTACAGTATTTAAGCAATTCTTTAAAATATTTGAATCAGAAAAAGTATAATGAGAGTGCATTCTTATATTTTCTGGGAAAAATAAGGAAAAAAGAGTTAGATAAGAGCAATGGTTTCAATAATTATGACGGTGTAGGAGGAGATGCCGATAATTTTATTAATGAAGTTGTCGTAACTTATCTTGCCAGTGACGGCGATAATTATAAAAATATTCTTAAGCAAGTAATCACTTATTATGAGAGGAATTCTTATACTTATTTAAAAAATAATAAGAGCGAAAAACCATCGGAAGAACTTAACGAATATAAAAAGATCATTGATCGTATTGAATCTGAACCCGAAAAATCAAAACAGGATTTAAAGGAGTTTCGAGATGATATGGCAACTAAGATTAAAGAATATTTCTTTCAGCAATAG
- the guaA gene encoding glutamine-hydrolyzing GMP synthase — translation MHNGIIILDFGSQYNQLIGRRIREMGVYSEILPFNTPLETILEKQPKGIILSGGPSSVNAENAHLVDKKLYEQGIPVLGICYGMQLTAHLLGGKVHKGVKGEYGKAHLEIVKESSLLKGIANNSVVWMSHFDEVGELPAGFDLNAKSGVIASISNEEKKIYCVQFHPEVSHTEEGGKMLENFVFGICNSEKNWKLTNYIDKTVEEIREKVGNQKVILGLSGGVDSSVAAVLIHKAIGDQLTCIFVDTGLLRKDEDVKVMQNYGEHFNMNIKLVDAKERFLSKLAGIDDPEAKRKIIGNEFIYVFDEESHKIEGAKFLAQGTIYPDVIESQSVNGPSAVIKSHHNVGGLPEDMEFELLEPLRELFKDEVRKVGEELGIPHHLVHRHPFPGPGLGIRILGAVDAEKVKILQEADDIFIEELYKNDLYDKVSQAFVVLLPVKSVGVMGDERTYEYTAVVRSANTIDFMTATWSRLPYEFLDTVSSRIINEVRGINRVAYDISSKPPATIEWE, via the coding sequence ATGCACAACGGTATTATTATATTAGATTTTGGATCGCAATACAACCAGCTTATCGGGCGAAGAATCCGTGAAATGGGCGTATATTCAGAAATTTTGCCTTTCAACACACCTTTAGAAACCATTTTAGAAAAGCAGCCAAAAGGAATCATCCTTTCCGGCGGACCAAGTTCTGTAAATGCAGAAAATGCTCATTTGGTAGATAAAAAACTATATGAGCAAGGAATTCCGGTTTTAGGAATCTGCTACGGAATGCAGCTTACCGCACATCTTTTGGGCGGAAAAGTTCACAAAGGCGTAAAGGGCGAATACGGAAAAGCCCATCTGGAAATTGTAAAAGAATCTTCTTTACTGAAAGGTATTGCCAACAATTCTGTAGTTTGGATGAGCCATTTTGATGAAGTGGGAGAGTTGCCCGCAGGTTTTGATCTGAATGCAAAGTCCGGCGTAATTGCTTCCATCTCCAACGAAGAAAAGAAAATCTACTGCGTACAGTTTCATCCCGAAGTTTCACATACGGAAGAAGGTGGCAAAATGCTGGAAAACTTCGTTTTCGGAATCTGCAATTCAGAAAAAAACTGGAAGCTTACCAATTATATAGACAAAACAGTTGAAGAAATTCGTGAGAAAGTAGGAAATCAAAAAGTAATTTTAGGACTTTCTGGCGGAGTAGATTCATCCGTTGCAGCGGTTTTAATTCATAAAGCGATTGGCGATCAGCTCACCTGTATCTTTGTAGATACCGGATTGCTGAGAAAAGATGAAGATGTAAAAGTAATGCAGAATTACGGTGAGCATTTTAATATGAACATCAAACTGGTGGATGCTAAAGAAAGATTTTTATCAAAATTAGCAGGAATTGATGATCCCGAAGCCAAAAGAAAAATCATTGGAAATGAATTTATTTATGTTTTTGATGAAGAATCTCACAAAATTGAAGGAGCGAAATTTCTTGCTCAGGGAACCATTTATCCGGATGTAATCGAAAGCCAGTCTGTAAATGGCCCTTCTGCAGTAATCAAATCTCATCACAATGTAGGAGGTCTTCCCGAAGATATGGAATTTGAGCTGCTTGAGCCCCTAAGAGAACTCTTTAAAGACGAAGTAAGAAAAGTGGGAGAAGAATTGGGAATTCCGCATCATTTGGTTCACAGACACCCTTTTCCTGGTCCAGGTTTGGGAATCAGAATTTTAGGAGCTGTAGATGCAGAAAAAGTAAAAATTCTGCAGGAAGCCGATGACATTTTCATCGAAGAATTGTATAAGAACGATTTATATGATAAAGTTTCTCAGGCTTTCGTAGTGCTTCTTCCGGTAAAATCTGTAGGAGTAATGGGAGATGAAAGAACTTATGAATACACAGCCGTAGTTCGTTCTGCCAATACTATAGATTTTATGACGGCTACCTGGAGCAGACTTCCGTATGAGTTTTTAGATACGGTTTCCAGCAGAATCATCAACGAAGTAAGAGGAATTAACAGGGTTGCCTATGATATTTCTAGCAAACCACCTGCAACCATAGAATGGGAATAA